From Panicum hallii strain FIL2 chromosome 2, PHallii_v3.1, whole genome shotgun sequence, a single genomic window includes:
- the LOC112883363 gene encoding protein TPX2 gives MAREMEKARKATSSPKTSTMNAGPKSPVRNGGGSPPHKKNTTEPRGRKNEQQIVRKGGQDHDEGKRRSPTSQTSPKRSPRLDQPLSYCRLHTEERAIRRAGYNYQVASKINTQEIIRRFEEKLAQLMEEREIKLMRKEMVPKAQLMPAFDKPFHPQRSTRPLTVPKEPSFLKLKCCIGGEFHRHFCYNGSSAKAIK, from the exons ATGGCCAGAGAAATGGAGAAGGCAAGGAAGGCCACTTCTTCCCCTAAG ACCTCAACGATGAATGCTGGTCCAAAGAGCCCAGTAAGGAATGGAGGAGGTTCTCCGCCTCATAAGAAGAACACCACTGAG CCACGAGGGCGCAAAAATGAGCagcaaatcgtccggaaaggAGGTCAAGACCATGATGAGGGCAAACGCCGATCTCCAACTTCACAGACCTCACCCAAG AGATCACCAAGACTCGATCAACCCCTGAGTTACTGTAGGCTTCACACTGAGGAGAGGGCAATAAGGCGAGCCGGTTACAATTATCAG GTTGCAAGCAAGATAAATACACAGGAAATCATTCGGAGATTTGAAGAGAAGTTAGCACAG TTGATGGAGGAGCGCGAAATAAAGCTGATGAGGAAGGAGATGGTTCCTAAGGCCCAGCTCATGCCAGCGTTTGACAAACCATTCCACCCACAAAG GTCTACGAGGCCGCTGACAGTCCCAAAGGAGCCGAGCTTCCTGAAGCTGAAATGCTGCATCGGCGGAGAGTTCCATCGCCATTTTTGCTACAACGGATCATCAGCCAAGGCCATCAAGTAG